Genomic window (Stenotrophomonas maltophilia):
GCGGGCCTACACCTTCTTCCCCACCGCTGCAGTGATCGGCGCCCTGATGGGCCTGGGCCAGCTGGCGGCGACCTCCGAACTGACCGCGCTGCGCGCGCTGGGGCTGTCGCGCAAGCGCCTGAGCGTGTCGGTGGCGATTGCGCTGTCACTGCTCACCGCAGTGATGGTGCTCAGCGCCGAAACGCTGGGACCCTGGGGCCAGGATCGCGCAGATGCGCTGAAGTCCAGCGCCAAATGGGGCCAGGACATTTCCACTGCACGCTACTCCGGGCTGTGGGCGCGGGAGGGCGACACCTTCCTCAGCGCCGCCGGTGGCGAAGAGCAGCTGGTGGGTGACAAGGGCACGCGGTTGATCCTGCGCGACGTGCGCCTGTACCGCATCGCCGAGGACGGACAGATCGCCTCGCTGACCCACGCGGCCACCGCCGAGCACGACAACGATGGCTGGGTGTTGACCGGTGTGCGCCGGGATACGTTCGGCGAACGTTCGGCCACGCGCGAGGAAGTGGCGCGCGAGCCGTGGAATTCCAAGCTGGATGCCGGCGCGCTGGCGACCGGGATCGCCAAGCCGCGCAACCTCAGCGTGGCCGAGCTCCGTACCAGCATCGAGTACCGCGAACGCAATGGGCTGGATGCGCGCGACTATGAGGATGTGTACTGGAGCCGCTGGTTCTACCCGGTGAACGTGCTGGCGCTGTGCCTGGCGGCGGTGCCGTTCGCATTCGGCTCGCTGCGCAGCGGCGGCATGGGCAAGCGCCTGTTCCTGGGCATCCTGTTCGCGCTGGGCTTCTGGTTGCTGCAGCTGTTCTTCGGCCGCATGGCCGGTGCGCTGAAGTTCGATTACCGCATTGCCTATGCGCTGCCACCGATCGTGATGCTGGCGATATCCGGACTGCTGTTCCGGCGCAAGTCGGGCTGATTCCGGTAGCGCCGGGCCGTGCCCGGCGGAAGTTTGCGGTAACCCACGTCCGCCGGGCATGGCCCGGCGCTACCAGGGCAATTCACCGCTTCGGCAAGCGCACCAGTCGCGTGCCGCTGACACGGTCGTGCCAGGTCAGGCGTTGGCGGTCGAACCACGCCCACCAGAAGCCGATGCCGCCCAGCAGCAGCGACAGCGTGCCCACTGCGAAACGCAGCCACAGCTGCCGGCGTCGCAGCGGCGTGCCATCGCTTGATTCCAGCTTCAGCCGCCACGGGCGCATGCCCAGCGTCTGCCCGCCGCGGCGCCAGCTTGCCGTCGCATACCACCCCGTGATCGCCCAGCACACCGTCCACAGCAGCCACTGCCAGGCACTGAACGGTGCGATGTTCTCGCGTTGCGCGTGGCCGCTGAGGGTGTAGGCGAGGGTGAACAGTGTGCCGGCCAGCATCCACAGCGCCAGCACCGGCAATGCGTCGTAGACCATTGCCAGCAGGCGCCACAGCAGCAGTGTGCGCGGGCGGGGCAGTTCGCTGGTGGCCGCTGGGGCTGTGTCGGTGGCAGGGCGGGACATGCGCCGAGCATACGCAAAGCTGGCCGTGCCCGCAGTGGCCCTCGTATCCTGCACCCATGGCCCTTGTTTCCACCCCCGCCGAACGCCGCCAGCTGGTGCAGCAACTGCCCGAACTGCGCGCCGACGACAGCGTGCGCATCCAGCGCTTCCTCGATGCGATCTGGGCCGAGAACGGCCTGGCCCGCGCCACCCTCGACAGCTACCGGCGCGACCTGGAAGGGCTTGCGCGCTGGATGGATGGGCGCGACGGTGGCCTGGCCGGCATCGAGCGCCCGGGGCTGTTCGATTATCTGGCCTGGCGCACCCGGCATGGCTGGTCGCCGCGCAGCAATGCGCGCCTGCTATCGGCGCTGCGCGCGTTCTTCGCCGATGGCGTGCGCCGTGGCGAACGCAGCGAGGACCCCAGTGCGCTGCTCGACCCGCCGAAGCTGCCGCGGCTGTTGCCCAAGGCGCTGGCCGAAAGCCAGATCGACGCACTGCTGGCGGCGCCTGAGATCGACAGCCCGCTGGGCCTGCGCGATCGCGCCATGCTGGAACTGATGTATGCCGCCGGCCTGCGCGTGAGCGAACTGGTGTTGCTGCCGGCCACGGCAGTCAACCTGCGCCAGGGCGTATTGCGGGTCACCGGCAAGGGCAGCAAGGAACGGCTGGTGCCGCTGGGCGAGGAATCGCAGCATTGGCTGGAGCGTTATCTGCAGCAGTCGCGCCCCCTGCTGGTCGGCAAGGGCAAGGTGCACGCGCTGGCCGATGGGCAGACGCCGTTGTTCATCGAGCCGACGCTGCATGCGCTGACCCGCCAGTCTTTCTGGCACCTGGTGAAGCGCCATGCGCAGGTGGCCGGCATCGACCCGGCGCGGATCAGCCCGCATGGCCTGCGCCACAGCTTCGCCACCCATCTGCTCAACCGCGGCGCCGACCTGCGCGCGCTGCAGATGCTGCTCGGCCACAGTTCGCTGTCGACCACCCAGATCTACACCCTGGTTGCGCGCGAACACCTGCAGAAGCTGCACGCCCGCCATCATCCACGCGGCTGAGCAAGGGCCTGAACCCTGCCTTGCGCCGTGCGCGGCGTCGCGAACCGGTCGCGGTGGCTGTGTCAGAATCCGGGGTCTTCTTCTGCCGCGGACCGCTCCATGCTCCGATTTGCCATCGCCGCCGTGTTCGGTGCGCTCAGCCTGACTGCCTGCGCCCAGCCGGCCCAGCCGGCCCCGCCAGCCGCCAAGGCACCTGCCGCTGCTGCGGCCAAGGCCGGCCCGGCCGCCAACGCTTCGGCCGACCAGGCCGTGCGCGCCGCGCTGACCGAGCTGAATCCCGGCTTCCAGGTGGACTACATCGGTGCCGCGCCGTTCCCCGGCTTCCGTGAGGTCGTCGTTTCCGGCCAGCTGCTGTACGTGTCCGATGATGGCCGCTACCTGTTCCAATCGCAGCCCTACGACACCCGCGCCAAGGGCCCGGCCAACAGCGAAGGCCTGCTCGGCTACCGCCGCGACCTGCTGGCCAAGGCCAACCACGGCGACCGCATCGTGTTCGCCGCGCCGAACGCGAAGTACACCATCAGCGTGTTCACCGACATCGAGTGTGGTTACTGCCGCAAGCTGCACCAGGACATCGCCGAGCTCAACCGCAACGGCATCAGCGTCGAGTACCTGGCATTCCCGCGCATGGGCCTGGGCAGCAAGGACTACACCGACATGATCTCGGTCTGGTGTGCGGCGGATCGTCGCCAGGCGCTGACCAATGCCAAGCGTGGTGGCAGCGTGCCGGCCAAGAACTGCACCAACCCGGTGGCGATGCAGTACGCCCTGGGCCAGCAGCTGGGTGTGAACGGCACGCCGGCGATCTTCGCGCCGGATGGCACCCAGCTGGGCGGTTACCTGCCGCCGGCGCAGCTGCGCGCGGCGCTGGAAAAGCTGTCGGCCAAGCGCTGATCAGAACACCACCGGGCATGGCCCGGCGGATGCATCATGCGAGCGAAGCCGGGGATGCGTATTGCATCCCCGGCTTTTTCCTTACTTCAGGCCATCACTGACCGCCTTGGTCAGCGTGCCCTGTGCATCGTCACCGCTGAACTCCCAGACGAACGCGCCGCCCAGGCCCTGGGTCTTCACGTAACCCATCTTGCGGGTGATGTTGGCCGGGGTGTCGAAGCTCCACAGCGTGCTGCCGTTGTAGATCCAGGTGGCACCGGCAGTGTTGTCGGTGTAGCCCGGCCACGCCAGGTTCTTCAGCACCTTCCAGTCCTCGATGCCGGCTTCATACGTGCCCGGTGCGGCGCCGGTTGCGGTCTGGTACAGGCCGTTGTTGGCGTTGGCCACACCGGTCCAGCCACGCCCGTAGTAGCCGATGCCCAGGTTGAGCTTGGCGGCGGGCACGCCACGGCTGATGAACGCCTCGATGGCGTCGTTGCTGTTGTACAGCTTCTGGTCGCCGGTGGACGGATCATTCGGCGAATCGAACAGCGCCGACTGGTGATTGGTCTTCGCATCCCACGCGCCGTGGAAGTCGTAGGTCATCACGTTGATGTAGTCCAGGTACGGGTGGTACGCGGCCGGATCGGTGACGCGGATCTTGTCGATGCCGGCACCCACCGCCACCGTCAGCAACAGGCCCGGACGCACCGCATCGAGCTGGCGGCGGAACTCGGCCATCAGCGCGGTGAAGTTGGCGTTGTCCTCCGGCTTGCCGCATTCGATGCCGCAGGCCACCGGGTATTCCCAGTCGATGTCGATGCCGTCGAACACGCCCAGCGCCGCACCGGCGCCGCCGGCACCGTCGGTCACCGGCAGGTTGCCCTTGATGTAGGCGTCGATGCACGAGGCAACGAAGGCCTGGCGGTTTTCCGGGCGCGCCGCGCTGGAGAAGCCGCGCGACCAGGTCCAGCCACCCAGCGAGATCAGCACCTTCATGCCCGGGTACTTGGCCTTGAGCTGCTTGAGCTGGTTCCAGTTGCCGCGCAGCGGCTGGTCCCAGGTATCGGCGCTGCCGCTGACGCTCTCGGCGGCACTGAAGGCCTTGGTGTAGTCGGCGAAGGCGTCGCCACCGGCACCGCTGTTCGGATCCGACGGCTGGGTGATGCCCACTTCGCAGCGGTTGTTGCGCACGTTGCCGAACGCGTAGTTGATGTGGGTCAGGCGTGCGGCCGAGCCGCTGCTGTCGATG
Coding sequences:
- the lptG gene encoding LPS export ABC transporter permease LptG, giving the protein MRLRPMRFDLYLGQSVFTTVLLTWTVLVGLDVVMAFSGEFKDIGKNGYSLGHAAAWVLYTVPRRAYTFFPTAAVIGALMGLGQLAATSELTALRALGLSRKRLSVSVAIALSLLTAVMVLSAETLGPWGQDRADALKSSAKWGQDISTARYSGLWAREGDTFLSAAGGEEQLVGDKGTRLILRDVRLYRIAEDGQIASLTHAATAEHDNDGWVLTGVRRDTFGERSATREEVAREPWNSKLDAGALATGIAKPRNLSVAELRTSIEYRERNGLDARDYEDVYWSRWFYPVNVLALCLAAVPFAFGSLRSGGMGKRLFLGILFALGFWLLQLFFGRMAGALKFDYRIAYALPPIVMLAISGLLFRRKSG
- a CDS encoding RDD family protein; protein product: MSRPATDTAPAATSELPRPRTLLLWRLLAMVYDALPVLALWMLAGTLFTLAYTLSGHAQRENIAPFSAWQWLLWTVCWAITGWYATASWRRGGQTLGMRPWRLKLESSDGTPLRRRQLWLRFAVGTLSLLLGGIGFWWAWFDRQRLTWHDRVSGTRLVRLPKR
- the xerD gene encoding site-specific tyrosine recombinase XerD, which produces MALVSTPAERRQLVQQLPELRADDSVRIQRFLDAIWAENGLARATLDSYRRDLEGLARWMDGRDGGLAGIERPGLFDYLAWRTRHGWSPRSNARLLSALRAFFADGVRRGERSEDPSALLDPPKLPRLLPKALAESQIDALLAAPEIDSPLGLRDRAMLELMYAAGLRVSELVLLPATAVNLRQGVLRVTGKGSKERLVPLGEESQHWLERYLQQSRPLLVGKGKVHALADGQTPLFIEPTLHALTRQSFWHLVKRHAQVAGIDPARISPHGLRHSFATHLLNRGADLRALQMLLGHSSLSTTQIYTLVAREHLQKLHARHHPRG
- a CDS encoding DsbC family protein; its protein translation is MLRFAIAAVFGALSLTACAQPAQPAPPAAKAPAAAAAKAGPAANASADQAVRAALTELNPGFQVDYIGAAPFPGFREVVVSGQLLYVSDDGRYLFQSQPYDTRAKGPANSEGLLGYRRDLLAKANHGDRIVFAAPNAKYTISVFTDIECGYCRKLHQDIAELNRNGISVEYLAFPRMGLGSKDYTDMISVWCAADRRQALTNAKRGGSVPAKNCTNPVAMQYALGQQLGVNGTPAIFAPDGTQLGGYLPPAQLRAALEKLSAKR
- a CDS encoding glycosyl hydrolase family 18 protein is translated as MYDPIVRSAERATRSCRPRHLAWLLALAAGTAALPGLAQAASCAGVAQWDQAKIYRAGDTLQKGGVLYRANQDIWNAPPDHPAGAPYYTNLGACDGSGANQPPVVSLTSPANGATFSAGSTVNVTANASDPDGSVAKVEFFRDGSTLGVATSAPYAASWANASAGSHTLRAVATDNNNATSSTATITITVNAAGGDTTAPSVPSGLAVGTRTANSIALSWSPSSDNTGGSGVAGYDVYRNGSLVGSPSSASYVDGGLTASTTYRYRVRARDNAGNASAQGTEISATTLAGDGGTTGKRVIGYFTQWGIYGRNYRVKNIDSSGSAARLTHINYAFGNVRNNRCEVGITQPSDPNSGAGGDAFADYTKAFSAAESVSGSADTWDQPLRGNWNQLKQLKAKYPGMKVLISLGGWTWSRGFSSAARPENRQAFVASCIDAYIKGNLPVTDGAGGAGAALGVFDGIDIDWEYPVACGIECGKPEDNANFTALMAEFRRQLDAVRPGLLLTVAVGAGIDKIRVTDPAAYHPYLDYINVMTYDFHGAWDAKTNHQSALFDSPNDPSTGDQKLYNSNDAIEAFISRGVPAAKLNLGIGYYGRGWTGVANANNGLYQTATGAAPGTYEAGIEDWKVLKNLAWPGYTDNTAGATWIYNGSTLWSFDTPANITRKMGYVKTQGLGGAFVWEFSGDDAQGTLTKAVSDGLK